The following proteins are encoded in a genomic region of Pseudodesulfovibrio mercurii:
- a CDS encoding VOC family protein: MLPKTISPTIVVEDLAPARTFYTTHLDGRLIFDCGWYIGLQFGQGGPTLHFMQPKSPDQPVYGGGGLTYNLLLADAAAVERAHERVAAAGLPLVMPLEDHPWGDRGFCTLDPYGVALYVYVEIEPSEEFRQYFL, from the coding sequence ATGCTCCCCAAGACGATCTCCCCCACCATCGTGGTCGAGGACCTGGCCCCGGCCCGGACCTTCTACACCACCCATCTCGACGGCCGCCTGATCTTCGACTGCGGCTGGTACATCGGCCTGCAGTTCGGGCAAGGCGGCCCCACCCTGCACTTCATGCAGCCGAAGTCCCCGGACCAGCCGGTCTACGGCGGCGGCGGCCTGACCTACAACCTCCTGCTGGCGGACGCGGCCGCAGTCGAACGGGCCCACGAGCGCGTCGCGGCGGCCGGGCTGCCCTTGGTCATGCCCCTCGAAGACCACCCCTGGGGCGACCGGGGCTTCTGCACCCTCGATCCCTACGGCGTGGCCCTCTACGTCTACGTGGAGATCGAGCCGAGCGAGGAGTTCCGGCAGTATTTTCTGTAG
- a CDS encoding DVU0298 family protein gives MSRFRSVKKTVHDILADDDWQIRLAELDEFRPVDLVPPLLNLRLDRLETVRWHSVTAFGLTAARMAEASMEKARIIMRTLMWYMNEESGNLGWGIPLFMAEAMVNSERIAKEFSKILVSYIFCDEECDGNFLDHPELRRDVLWGLARLAEYRPEFVAHGEKFLMVALEDPDAYNRAYAARVLGLIKAEGARDGLEALRADSTPIRTFHHRELIDTTVGELARIALDDLG, from the coding sequence ATGTCCCGTTTTCGCAGCGTCAAGAAGACCGTCCATGACATCCTGGCTGACGACGATTGGCAGATACGCCTCGCCGAGCTGGACGAATTCCGCCCCGTGGACCTGGTCCCGCCGCTCCTCAACCTGCGCCTGGACCGGCTGGAGACCGTGCGCTGGCACTCGGTCACGGCCTTCGGCCTGACCGCCGCCCGCATGGCCGAGGCCTCCATGGAAAAGGCCCGGATCATCATGCGCACCCTCATGTGGTATATGAACGAGGAGTCCGGCAACCTGGGCTGGGGCATCCCCCTGTTCATGGCCGAGGCCATGGTCAACAGCGAGCGCATCGCCAAGGAATTTTCCAAGATTCTGGTCTCCTACATCTTCTGCGACGAGGAGTGCGACGGCAACTTCCTGGATCACCCGGAACTCCGGCGCGACGTGCTCTGGGGGCTGGCCCGCCTGGCCGAGTACCGGCCCGAGTTCGTGGCCCACGGCGAGAAATTTCTCATGGTCGCCCTGGAGGACCCCGACGCCTACAACCGCGCCTACGCGGCCCGCGTGCTCGGGCTCATCAAGGCCGAGGGCGCCAGGGACGGACTCGAAGCCCTCCGCGCCGACTCGACCCCGATCCGCACCTTCCACCACCGCGAGCTCATCGACACCACGGTGGGCGAACTGGCCCGCATCGCCCTGGACGACCTGGGCTAG
- a CDS encoding tetratricopeptide repeat protein encodes MEQFDNIDDYIADLKSKLRDNPTCGNTHYNLGVAYLSRRDFLEAEREFLDAVAHSPRMAEAYVQLGGIALQRGDMESCLSYNVQATQQRPFFAVPWGNIGFVYMQQGDNDKAHKSLKKALKLDPDFAQAQATMSSVLIAMNDFEEADKLLKTLLEKHAHFGPGWNNKAIIEAERGNWGEAAVCIRKAEESGFDVPEDFKREVEEKSGN; translated from the coding sequence ATGGAACAATTCGACAATATTGACGACTACATCGCCGATCTCAAATCGAAACTGCGCGACAATCCGACCTGCGGCAACACCCACTACAATCTGGGCGTGGCCTATCTTTCCCGCCGCGATTTTCTGGAGGCCGAGCGCGAGTTCCTGGACGCCGTGGCCCACTCACCGCGCATGGCCGAGGCCTACGTGCAGCTCGGCGGCATCGCCCTGCAGCGCGGCGACATGGAGTCCTGCCTGAGCTACAACGTCCAGGCCACCCAGCAGCGCCCGTTCTTCGCCGTGCCCTGGGGCAACATCGGCTTCGTCTACATGCAGCAGGGCGACAACGACAAGGCGCACAAGTCCCTGAAAAAGGCCCTGAAGCTCGATCCCGACTTCGCCCAGGCCCAGGCGACCATGTCCAGCGTGCTCATCGCCATGAACGACTTCGAGGAGGCGGACAAGCTCCTCAAGACCCTGCTCGAAAAGCACGCCCACTTCGGCCCCGGCTGGAACAACAAGGCGATCATCGAGGCCGAGCGCGGCAACTGGGGCGAGGCCGCCGTGTGCATCAGGAAGGCCGAGGAATCGGGCTTCGACGTGCCCGAGGACTTCAAGCGGGAAGTGGAGGAGAAGTCCGGCAACTGA
- a CDS encoding YkgJ family cysteine cluster protein, translating into MALDFTEYFKKYEAIVAEVDAVFRKFETEMPDLVKCGKGCSDCCYALFDVTLVEAMYINAKFNEKYSGLERSAILERADRADRDIHKLKRKVYKASQEGRPVNDILLEVARARVRCPMLGDDNLCAIYEHRPITCRLYGVPTSIGGRAHTCNQAGFKGGEKYPTVNMDIILDRLLAIGKELQTGIGSRFSELGEMLLPVSMAIGTDYDEGYLGVGEKTALREKSPEEEDRPREIIAPAAAKGPGKSSACASCSESGSACESCGESIVLGGKE; encoded by the coding sequence ATGGCCCTTGATTTTACCGAGTATTTCAAAAAATACGAAGCCATCGTGGCCGAGGTGGACGCGGTCTTCCGGAAGTTCGAGACCGAGATGCCGGACCTGGTCAAATGCGGCAAGGGGTGCAGCGACTGCTGCTACGCCCTGTTCGACGTGACCCTGGTCGAGGCCATGTACATCAACGCCAAGTTCAACGAGAAGTATTCCGGCCTGGAGCGCTCGGCCATTCTGGAGCGCGCCGACCGGGCCGACCGGGACATCCACAAGCTCAAGCGCAAGGTCTACAAGGCGAGCCAGGAAGGTCGTCCGGTCAACGACATCCTTCTGGAAGTGGCCAGGGCCCGCGTGCGCTGCCCCATGCTCGGAGACGACAACCTGTGCGCCATCTACGAGCACCGGCCCATCACCTGCCGGCTGTACGGCGTGCCCACCTCCATCGGCGGCCGGGCCCACACCTGCAACCAGGCGGGCTTCAAGGGCGGCGAGAAATATCCCACGGTGAACATGGACATCATTCTGGACCGCCTCCTGGCCATCGGCAAGGAGCTCCAGACCGGCATCGGCTCCCGCTTCAGCGAGCTGGGCGAGATGCTCCTGCCTGTGTCCATGGCCATCGGCACGGACTACGACGAAGGGTACCTGGGCGTGGGCGAGAAGACCGCCCTGCGCGAGAAGTCTCCCGAGGAAGAGGATCGCCCCAGGGAGATCATCGCCCCGGCCGCGGCCAAGGGTCCGGGCAAGTCCTCGGCCTGCGCCTCCTGTTCCGAATCCGGCTCGGCCTGCGAGTCCTGCGGCGAGTCCATTGTCCTCGGCGGCAAGGAATAG
- a CDS encoding ferredoxin: MGYTITIDTDKCTGDGECVDVCPVEVYELQDGKAVPVNMDECLGCESCVEVCENDAITVEEN; this comes from the coding sequence GGCTACACTATCACTATCGACACCGACAAGTGCACCGGCGACGGCGAATGCGTGGACGTTTGCCCGGTTGAAGTCTACGAGCTTCAGGACGGCAAAGCCGTTCCGGTCAACATGGACGAATGTCTCGGTTGTGAGTCCTGCGTCGAAGTTTGCGAAAACGACGCCATCACCGTCGAAGAAAACTAG